A single genomic interval of Zingiber officinale cultivar Zhangliang chromosome 4A, Zo_v1.1, whole genome shotgun sequence harbors:
- the LOC121972644 gene encoding SPX domain-containing protein 1-like: MNSGQVKILKKYDKRTGALIRQPFIEKVLQQPFFTTDLLYKLVKECVAMLDHVFPSNNLLISAECDGQNGVPKLAQSGGRVPELEEIKYMQSLYMKSTVAALRSLKQIRSKSSTVKIY, translated from the coding sequence ATGAATTCAGGTCAAGTGAAAATACTGAAGAAGTATGACAAGAGAACAGGAGCACTTATCAGGCAGCCCTTCATCGAAAAGGTGCTGCAGCAGCCATTCTTTACAACTGATCTCCTATACAAACTCGTGAAGGAGTGTGTGGCTATGCTCGACCACGTCTTCCCCAGCAACAACTTGTTAATTTCAGCAGAATGCGACGGACAAAATGGAGTGCCAAAGCTGGCACAATCAGGTGGGAGGGTTccggagttggaggagattaaaTATATGCAGAGCTTATACATGAAGAGCACCGTAGCAGCACTGCGGTCCTTGAAACAGATTAGGAGCAAAAGTTCAACAGTCAAAATATattag